The Nocardioides panzhihuensis genome has a segment encoding these proteins:
- a CDS encoding flavin-containing monooxygenase: MPYLVKQRHRAPAVTAPVVPDSSLPRVCVIGGGSSGLAAAKALYTAGVPFDCFEKGTTVGGNWVLDNPNGQSACYETLEINTSCPRMAFSDFPMPEHYPAYARHDQVADYFNAYVDHFGFRDRITFSTTVTEVTPTADDKWRVRTSDADGDTVIEYDAVLVANGHHWDPRWPEPAYPGTFEGEQIHAHDYRSSSQLAGRDVVVVGSGNSALDISVEAGRIARSAHLSQRRGQWVLRKFLLGRPADQVALPGWLPWWVTAARLRLAAVTSGSVAKLGLPQPDHKPGQSHPVQSEGIRDALRSGRVQPHPGISRLDRQHVEFADGTRVPADLIVWATGYNVTFPFLAPSLVAADDNDLPLWKRTVHPDLPGLYFIGLLQPIGAVMPLAEAQSRWIVEQLIGRYVAPPRDEVRRQMLADHERNRRQFYSSARHTMEVDFDYYLWDLRREQRRGARRATRTSDARGVASAPVAR, translated from the coding sequence ATGCCCTACCTGGTCAAGCAACGTCACCGCGCCCCTGCCGTCACCGCACCCGTCGTGCCCGACAGTTCGCTGCCTCGAGTGTGTGTCATCGGTGGCGGTTCGTCGGGTCTCGCTGCGGCGAAGGCTCTGTACACGGCCGGGGTGCCGTTCGACTGCTTCGAGAAGGGCACGACCGTCGGCGGCAACTGGGTGCTGGACAACCCCAACGGACAGTCGGCGTGCTACGAGACGCTGGAGATCAACACCTCGTGCCCGCGCATGGCTTTCTCGGACTTCCCCATGCCGGAGCACTACCCCGCCTACGCCCGCCACGACCAGGTCGCGGACTACTTCAACGCGTACGTCGACCACTTCGGCTTTCGCGACCGGATCACGTTCTCCACGACCGTGACCGAGGTGACGCCCACGGCCGACGACAAATGGCGCGTGCGCACTTCGGACGCCGACGGCGACACGGTCATTGAATATGACGCGGTGCTCGTGGCGAACGGTCATCACTGGGACCCGCGCTGGCCTGAGCCGGCCTACCCGGGCACCTTCGAGGGGGAGCAGATCCACGCGCACGACTACCGTTCCTCATCGCAGCTGGCCGGACGAGACGTCGTAGTCGTCGGTTCGGGCAACTCGGCGTTGGACATCTCTGTGGAAGCAGGGCGGATCGCACGTTCGGCGCACCTGTCGCAGCGTCGCGGCCAGTGGGTGCTGCGCAAGTTCCTCTTGGGTCGTCCCGCCGATCAGGTCGCGCTGCCCGGATGGTTGCCGTGGTGGGTCACCGCAGCCCGGTTGCGCTTGGCGGCGGTGACGTCGGGAAGCGTGGCGAAGCTCGGGCTGCCGCAACCCGATCACAAGCCCGGGCAGTCGCACCCGGTGCAGTCGGAGGGCATCCGCGACGCGCTGCGTTCAGGACGGGTCCAGCCTCATCCGGGGATCTCGCGACTGGACCGGCAGCACGTGGAGTTCGCCGACGGCACACGCGTGCCCGCGGACCTCATCGTCTGGGCGACCGGATACAACGTCACCTTCCCGTTCCTGGCACCGAGCCTGGTAGCCGCGGATGACAACGACCTGCCACTCTGGAAGCGCACTGTTCACCCCGACCTGCCGGGCCTGTACTTCATCGGGCTGCTGCAGCCGATCGGTGCCGTGATGCCGTTGGCCGAAGCGCAGAGCCGATGGATCGTCGAGCAGCTCATCGGACGGTACGTCGCACCGCCCAGAGACGAGGTCCGGCGCCAGATGCTGGCCGACCACGAGCGAAACCGGCGCCAGTTCTACTCGTCGGCACGACACACCATGGAGGTCGACTTCGACTACTACTTGTGGGATCTGCGGCGCGAACAACGACGAGGTGCGCGACGCGCAACGCGAACATCGGACGCTCGGGGCGTCGCATCAGCCCCGGTCGCCCGCTAG
- a CDS encoding AMP-binding protein, producing MTRSTSTDALRAARDALIDQRLDYAGAVETFGWPEVGASFNFAHDWFDPMARGNDAPGLVISEADGSRAAYSFDELARRSDAVARYLGRLGVGRGDSVIVMLGNQVELWETMLAAMKVGAVLMPTTTAVGTAELVDRLARGRAKAVVCNAEDTGKFDGVPGDYVRISVGEQEGWNGYAAAAAERQEPVDHPGNATSDALLLYFTSGTTSRPKLVEHTHYTYPVGHLSTMYWLGLRPGDVHMNISSPGWAKHAWSNFFAPWLAGATVFVLNYARFDAATLLQRIREEHVTSMCAPPTVWRMLIQADLTGGCGSLREAISAGEPLNPEVISQIRQAWSLTIRDGFGQTEMTATIANSPGQPVRPGSMGRPLPGVPVVLVDPIEGTVIEGPGEGELCLDLGLDLSARPATLMTAYRDDEKRTADAMRGGFFHTGDVASRDEDGYITYVGRTDDVFKASDYKVSPFELESVLIEHPAVAEAAVVPAPDPVRLAVPKAYVSLTAGHEPTAETARAILEFARDHLPPYLRVRRLEFFDLPKTISGKIRRVELRTREQEVVDQRPAGEHRYEDFFPRS from the coding sequence ATGACGAGATCGACTTCGACCGACGCCCTCCGTGCTGCCCGCGACGCGCTGATCGACCAGCGTCTCGACTATGCGGGAGCAGTCGAGACCTTTGGCTGGCCAGAGGTCGGGGCGAGCTTCAACTTCGCCCATGACTGGTTCGACCCGATGGCGCGGGGCAACGATGCTCCGGGTCTGGTGATCTCCGAGGCCGACGGGTCGCGGGCTGCGTACTCCTTCGACGAGCTGGCGCGACGCTCGGACGCGGTCGCCCGCTACCTCGGTCGTCTCGGCGTCGGCCGCGGCGACAGCGTGATCGTGATGCTCGGCAACCAGGTCGAGCTGTGGGAGACGATGCTCGCGGCGATGAAGGTCGGAGCGGTCCTGATGCCGACGACGACGGCGGTCGGCACCGCCGAGCTGGTGGACCGGCTCGCCCGCGGCCGGGCGAAGGCGGTGGTCTGCAACGCCGAGGACACGGGCAAGTTCGACGGCGTCCCCGGCGACTACGTCCGGATCAGCGTGGGGGAGCAGGAGGGCTGGAACGGGTACGCCGCGGCGGCGGCCGAGCGCCAGGAGCCAGTCGACCACCCCGGCAACGCCACGAGCGACGCGCTGCTCCTCTACTTCACCAGCGGCACCACCAGCCGTCCGAAGCTGGTCGAGCACACCCACTACACCTACCCGGTGGGACACCTGTCGACGATGTACTGGCTGGGCCTGCGTCCCGGCGACGTGCACATGAACATCTCGAGCCCCGGCTGGGCCAAGCACGCGTGGTCGAACTTCTTCGCGCCCTGGCTCGCCGGAGCGACCGTCTTCGTCCTCAACTACGCGCGCTTCGACGCGGCCACCCTGCTGCAGCGCATCCGGGAGGAGCACGTCACCAGCATGTGCGCTCCGCCCACGGTGTGGCGGATGCTCATCCAGGCCGACCTCACCGGCGGCTGTGGCTCGCTGCGGGAGGCGATCAGCGCAGGGGAGCCGCTCAACCCCGAGGTGATCAGCCAGATCCGTCAGGCGTGGAGCCTGACCATCCGGGACGGCTTCGGGCAGACCGAGATGACCGCGACGATCGCCAACAGCCCAGGTCAGCCGGTCCGTCCCGGGTCGATGGGGCGGCCGCTGCCAGGCGTTCCGGTGGTGCTGGTCGACCCGATCGAGGGGACCGTGATCGAGGGGCCGGGGGAGGGTGAGCTCTGCCTCGATCTGGGCCTCGACCTCTCGGCGCGACCCGCCACGCTGATGACCGCCTACCGCGACGACGAGAAGCGCACCGCCGACGCCATGCGCGGCGGCTTCTTCCACACCGGTGACGTCGCCAGCCGCGACGAGGACGGCTACATCACCTACGTAGGCCGCACCGACGACGTCTTCAAGGCATCCGACTACAAGGTCTCGCCCTTCGAGCTGGAGTCGGTCCTGATCGAGCACCCCGCGGTGGCCGAGGCGGCGGTCGTCCCCGCACCGGACCCCGTGCGGCTCGCTGTCCCCAAGGCGTACGTCTCGCTCACCGCCGGCCACGAGCCGACCGCCGAGACTGCCCGGGCCATCCTCGAGTTCGCCCGCGACCACCTCCCGCCCTACCTGCGGGTGCGGCGCCTGGAGTTCTTCGACCTTCCCAAGACGATCTCGGGCAAGATCCGGCGCGTCGAGCTCCGGACCCGCGAGCAGGAGGTCGTCGACCAGCGGCCGGCGGGGGAGCACCGCTACGAGGACTTCTTTCCCCGCAGCTGA
- a CDS encoding thioesterase family protein: protein MTYWHRTGAHTFTPTEHVGGAWDLETQHIATLLGVLAHEVERDRDTRRDDGLRITRLGYDILGTIPLEPVAVEVTVLRGGRTIELVEARASHAGRPVVLLRAWLTADYPTADLAGTHHASMPAPGDEVPAWDMTAVWGGGFIASVEVRRRDLGPGRAQAWVRTPHPLVADEEVSRLAQVAGLLDITNGVAVRVDPKDVSFPNLDLTAHLFRTPGIGWLGLDTTVSFGPEGAGVTTTVLHDERGAFGVSTQCLTVRP, encoded by the coding sequence ATGACCTATTGGCATCGGACCGGCGCGCACACCTTCACCCCGACCGAGCACGTCGGCGGCGCCTGGGACCTGGAGACTCAGCACATCGCCACTCTGCTCGGCGTGCTCGCGCACGAGGTCGAGCGCGACCGCGACACCCGCCGCGACGACGGTCTCCGGATCACCCGGCTCGGCTACGACATCCTCGGGACCATCCCGCTCGAGCCGGTCGCCGTGGAGGTGACAGTGCTCCGCGGCGGCCGCACGATCGAGCTCGTCGAGGCCCGAGCCAGCCATGCCGGCCGGCCGGTCGTGCTCCTGCGTGCCTGGCTGACCGCCGACTACCCGACCGCTGACCTCGCAGGAACCCACCACGCGTCGATGCCCGCACCGGGCGACGAGGTGCCTGCCTGGGACATGACGGCGGTGTGGGGCGGGGGCTTCATCGCCTCGGTCGAGGTGCGTCGGCGTGACCTCGGCCCGGGACGGGCCCAGGCCTGGGTGCGTACGCCTCATCCCCTGGTCGCCGACGAGGAGGTGAGCCGGCTGGCGCAGGTCGCAGGACTGCTCGACATCACCAACGGCGTAGCCGTCCGGGTCGACCCGAAGGACGTCAGCTTCCCCAACCTCGACCTGACCGCGCACCTGTTCCGTACGCCGGGCATCGGCTGGCTGGGGCTCGACACGACCGTCTCGTTCGGCCCGGAGGGCGCCGGGGTGACGACCACGGTGCTCCACGACGAACGCGGCGCCTTCGGGGTCAGTACGCAGTGCCTGACCGTCCGTCCGTGA
- a CDS encoding MFS transporter: MAQIAATRAEVDGRTMRRVATASLTGTTIEFYDFLIYGLAAALVFNAVFFPSMGGPEGTMASIATFGVAFVFRPLGAILFGHYGDRIGRKATLITTLMIMGASTFAIGLLPSADSIGKSAVVILVVLRAFQGIALGGEWAGAALLTTEYAAHGQRGRYSMFPQLGPSLGLILAAGAMLLTFSLMAPEAFAAWGWRIPFLASAILVGVGLWVRLSIAETPSFKKVQSAGTRSALPFLGCLRDQWRQVLLGGGIMAIVFGAFYTGASFMVAYAVGTLGLSMTQALLGVIIAAFAMSVTVIVSALLSDVLGRRAVLLVGAAFGVVAGPLAFGVMEPGSFVSFALGNSLLLCVLGLNYGPIAAFLPETFQARYRYTGAGLAYNIAGILGGAVPLVIAEDLLSRWGTDGIAYFLTALALLSVVCLLIAKETSRVDLDAEPALT, translated from the coding sequence ATGGCCCAAATCGCGGCTACCCGAGCCGAGGTCGACGGGCGCACCATGCGCCGCGTCGCGACGGCGTCACTGACCGGCACCACCATCGAGTTCTACGACTTCCTCATCTACGGCCTCGCCGCGGCGCTGGTGTTCAACGCCGTCTTCTTCCCGTCCATGGGCGGTCCCGAGGGCACCATGGCGTCGATCGCGACCTTCGGTGTCGCATTCGTCTTCCGGCCGCTCGGCGCGATCCTCTTCGGCCACTACGGCGACCGGATCGGCCGCAAGGCCACCCTGATCACGACGCTGATGATCATGGGCGCCTCGACGTTCGCGATCGGGCTTCTCCCGAGCGCGGACTCGATCGGCAAGAGCGCCGTCGTGATCCTGGTGGTGCTGCGCGCCTTCCAGGGCATCGCTCTCGGCGGCGAGTGGGCCGGCGCGGCCCTCCTCACCACCGAGTACGCCGCCCACGGCCAGCGCGGGCGCTACAGCATGTTCCCGCAGCTCGGCCCCAGCCTCGGGCTGATCCTCGCTGCCGGCGCGATGCTCCTCACCTTCAGCCTGATGGCTCCCGAGGCGTTCGCGGCCTGGGGCTGGCGGATCCCGTTCCTGGCCAGCGCCATCCTGGTCGGCGTCGGGCTCTGGGTCCGGCTGAGCATCGCCGAGACCCCGTCGTTCAAGAAGGTTCAGTCGGCCGGGACCCGTAGCGCGCTGCCGTTCCTCGGCTGCCTCCGGGACCAGTGGCGACAGGTGCTGCTCGGCGGCGGCATCATGGCGATCGTCTTCGGCGCCTTCTACACGGGAGCCAGCTTCATGGTCGCCTACGCGGTCGGCACCCTCGGCCTGAGCATGACCCAGGCCCTGCTCGGCGTCATCATCGCGGCCTTCGCAATGAGCGTGACCGTCATCGTCTCGGCGTTGCTCTCCGACGTGCTCGGCCGGCGCGCGGTCCTGCTCGTCGGCGCTGCTTTCGGCGTCGTCGCCGGGCCGCTCGCCTTCGGCGTCATGGAGCCCGGCAGCTTCGTCAGCTTCGCCCTCGGCAACAGCCTGCTGCTCTGCGTCCTCGGCCTCAACTACGGCCCGATCGCAGCGTTCCTGCCCGAGACGTTCCAGGCCAGGTACCGCTACACGGGTGCGGGGCTGGCCTACAACATCGCGGGCATCCTCGGCGGTGCAGTCCCGCTCGTCATCGCCGAGGATCTGCTGTCCCGGTGGGGCACCGACGGGATCGCGTACTTCCTCACCGCTCTTGCCCTGCTGAGCGTCGTCTGCCTGCTGATCGCCAAGGAGACCAGCCGCGTCGACCTGGACGCGGAGCCGGCGCTCACCTGA
- a CDS encoding helix-turn-helix transcriptional regulator, with protein MSTIAIAPEAPYDGSRIAQTLASFRAASGLDLAFGGPVRGDGTAIDITATCGAKGTALRGLRVVNGEGLGGKTLQTRQPGSVDHYYTARGITHVYDTAVAQEQIQTVAALPILVDRTPRMLVYLASRSQVGLGGVWFDALRPLVRTLEREILIDDEVRNRLSRLAPAPSPAPSPIETAAKRDLAERREMAAELTALAGQVLDPEVRGRLEAMVRRLTAAPGERRPAQLAPAVRLAARELDVLRQVALGNSNREAAEALGIVESTVKSYLKSATRKLNANNRVHAVRVAREAGLID; from the coding sequence ATGAGCACCATCGCGATCGCCCCCGAGGCGCCGTACGACGGGTCCAGGATCGCCCAGACACTGGCGTCGTTCCGCGCCGCGTCGGGGCTGGATCTCGCCTTCGGTGGTCCGGTCCGCGGTGACGGGACAGCCATCGACATCACCGCGACCTGCGGCGCCAAGGGCACTGCGCTGCGGGGTCTGCGGGTCGTCAACGGTGAAGGCCTGGGCGGAAAGACGCTGCAGACCCGTCAGCCCGGCTCCGTCGACCACTACTACACCGCTCGCGGGATCACCCACGTCTACGACACCGCCGTCGCTCAGGAGCAGATACAGACCGTCGCCGCCCTGCCGATCCTGGTCGACCGGACCCCGCGGATGCTCGTCTATCTCGCCTCCCGCTCGCAGGTCGGCCTCGGCGGCGTCTGGTTCGACGCGCTGCGCCCGCTGGTCCGCACTCTCGAGCGCGAGATCCTGATCGACGACGAGGTCCGCAACCGGCTCTCGCGGCTGGCGCCCGCGCCGTCGCCGGCTCCGAGCCCGATCGAGACGGCCGCGAAGCGCGATCTGGCCGAGCGCAGGGAGATGGCGGCCGAGCTCACCGCCCTGGCCGGCCAGGTGCTCGATCCCGAGGTCCGCGGCCGACTCGAGGCCATGGTCCGGCGGCTCACCGCCGCGCCGGGGGAGAGGAGACCGGCTCAGCTGGCCCCGGCCGTGCGCCTGGCCGCCCGCGAGCTCGACGTCCTTCGCCAGGTGGCGCTCGGGAACAGCAACCGGGAAGCCGCCGAGGCGCTCGGGATCGTGGAGAGCACGGTGAAGTCCTACCTGAAGAGCGCCACCCGCAAGCTCAACGCCAACAACCGCGTCCACGCCGTCCGCGTGGCGCGCGAAGCCGGCCTGATCGACTGA
- a CDS encoding AMP-binding protein, with product MTETSSITASSARGNTDVPLLEETIGANFERTVALHGDREALVEAATGRRWTYTELNTDVDALAVGLRKAGIGKGDRVGIWAPNCAEWTMVQFATAKIGAILVNINPAYRTHELAYALNQSGVRLLISATAFKTSDYVSLVGAVEGDCGALEQTIFLGSPEWDALLASGRGERLADHVGYPLDPNDAINIQYTSGTTGFPKGATLSHRNILNNGFFVTETIHFTEQDRLCIPVPFYHCFGMVMANLGCTTHGATMVIPGPGFDPVTTLQTVQDERCTALYGVPTMFIAMQDDPGFASYDLSTLRTGIMAGALCPVEVMKRCVSEMHMSEVAIAYGMTETSPVSCQTRTDDDLERRTETIGRAAPHVEIKIVDPATGEVVPHGTAGEFCTRGYSVMLGYWDDETKTAEVIDADGWMHTGDLAVMREDGYCVVVGRIKDMVIRGGENIYPREIEEFLFTHPDIAEAQVVGVPDERYGEELCAWIRMRPDAEPLDTEAVRAFASGKLAHYKTPRYVLVVDEFPMTVTGKVRKIDMREQSVALLGL from the coding sequence ATGACCGAGACCTCATCCATCACCGCATCGTCGGCCCGTGGCAACACCGACGTTCCGCTGCTCGAGGAGACGATCGGAGCCAACTTCGAGCGCACCGTCGCCCTTCATGGAGACCGTGAGGCGCTCGTCGAGGCAGCCACCGGCCGGCGCTGGACCTACACGGAGCTCAACACCGACGTCGACGCTCTCGCGGTCGGCCTCCGCAAGGCGGGCATCGGCAAGGGCGACCGCGTCGGCATCTGGGCGCCGAACTGCGCCGAGTGGACGATGGTCCAGTTCGCCACGGCCAAGATCGGCGCGATCCTGGTCAACATCAACCCCGCCTACCGCACGCACGAGCTCGCCTATGCGCTCAACCAGTCCGGGGTGCGGCTGCTCATCAGCGCGACGGCGTTCAAGACCAGCGACTACGTCTCGCTCGTCGGCGCGGTCGAGGGCGACTGCGGCGCGCTGGAGCAGACGATCTTCCTGGGCTCCCCGGAATGGGATGCGCTGCTGGCCAGCGGCCGTGGTGAGCGGCTGGCCGACCACGTCGGCTACCCGCTCGACCCGAACGACGCGATCAACATCCAGTACACCTCCGGGACCACGGGCTTCCCGAAGGGCGCGACGCTGTCGCACCGCAACATCTTGAACAACGGCTTCTTCGTCACCGAGACGATCCACTTCACCGAACAGGACCGGCTCTGCATCCCGGTGCCGTTCTACCACTGCTTCGGCATGGTGATGGCGAACCTCGGCTGCACCACCCACGGGGCGACGATGGTCATCCCCGGGCCCGGCTTCGACCCGGTCACGACGCTGCAGACCGTGCAGGACGAGAGGTGCACGGCGCTGTACGGGGTGCCGACGATGTTCATCGCGATGCAGGACGATCCGGGCTTCGCCTCCTACGACCTGTCCACACTGCGTACCGGGATCATGGCCGGTGCGCTGTGCCCGGTCGAGGTCATGAAGCGGTGCGTCAGCGAGATGCACATGAGCGAGGTCGCGATCGCGTACGGCATGACAGAGACCTCCCCGGTCTCCTGCCAGACCCGCACCGACGACGACCTCGAGCGGCGCACCGAGACGATCGGCCGGGCCGCCCCGCACGTCGAGATCAAGATCGTCGACCCAGCCACCGGCGAGGTGGTCCCCCACGGCACGGCGGGCGAGTTCTGCACCCGCGGCTACTCGGTGATGCTGGGCTACTGGGACGATGAGACGAAGACGGCCGAGGTGATCGACGCCGACGGCTGGATGCACACCGGTGACCTGGCGGTGATGCGCGAGGACGGCTACTGCGTGGTCGTGGGCCGGATCAAGGACATGGTCATCCGCGGAGGCGAGAACATCTATCCGCGCGAGATCGAGGAGTTCCTCTTCACCCACCCCGACATCGCCGAGGCCCAGGTCGTGGGCGTTCCCGACGAGAGGTACGGCGAGGAGCTCTGCGCCTGGATCCGGATGCGTCCCGACGCCGAACCGTTGGACACCGAGGCCGTCCGTGCCTTCGCCAGCGGGAAGCTCGCCCACTACAAGACGCCGCGCTATGTCCTGGTCGTCGACGAGTTCCCGATGACCGTGACCGGCAAGGTCCGCAAGATCGACATGCGCGAGCAGAGCGTCGCTCTGCTCGGCCTCTGA
- a CDS encoding tripartite tricarboxylate transporter permease — MMEPLLWAIGMGLIGAVVFAAIGLVSGTDETAVVAPITLLVVLLGVPAAGVFSFFLAAVIAKHITHAIPTTLLGIPGDTMAAPMLADAQQLRELGVPHIALRKAISGGVLSAFIAVPLAVLFAWMLSPVADEIGKAAPWIFAGAAILIALTSKGRWAAVAALFPFVLLIVGINSFVTAQLGHALSISFFLGIATGPLIADLFLAMSPSGRKSLERSGPREFALAPDVRTWSGRMPNPLKVLDRKQVAYTSGAAVVSSATFVFSPVAMTVLMGEAVGARVKNGYHKLTTKMAVRNGTTESTYIAETMIPLIALGLPLSPMAAGPAAPLFNAPPVYTVDAETGATNNLHDLLTTWEFLAFGLIAVTIATLVAYPFAMTHAHRAASWVMRNVSHEAIIGAFAGLILVICLYEGGLLAVLVTVTVGLIGGLLNRAFGMHSGVQFMGYYAAVLTVPAMIALG; from the coding sequence ATGATGGAACCACTGCTCTGGGCCATCGGGATGGGCCTGATCGGCGCCGTCGTCTTCGCCGCCATCGGTCTGGTGTCGGGCACCGACGAGACCGCCGTCGTCGCACCCATCACGCTGCTCGTCGTGCTCCTCGGCGTACCCGCCGCCGGCGTCTTCAGCTTCTTCCTCGCCGCGGTCATCGCCAAGCACATCACTCACGCCATCCCCACCACCTTGCTCGGAATCCCGGGCGACACGATGGCGGCGCCGATGCTGGCCGACGCCCAACAGCTGCGTGAGCTGGGAGTGCCGCACATCGCCTTGCGGAAGGCGATCTCCGGCGGCGTGCTGTCCGCATTCATCGCGGTTCCCCTGGCAGTCCTCTTCGCCTGGATGCTCTCGCCCGTGGCTGACGAGATCGGCAAGGCAGCGCCGTGGATCTTCGCCGGCGCGGCCATCCTGATCGCGCTCACCTCGAAGGGCCGCTGGGCCGCGGTGGCCGCGCTGTTCCCGTTCGTGCTGCTGATCGTCGGGATCAACTCGTTCGTCACGGCACAGCTCGGCCACGCACTGAGCATCAGCTTCTTCCTCGGCATCGCCACCGGGCCGCTCATCGCCGACCTCTTCCTGGCGATGTCGCCATCAGGCCGCAAGAGCCTCGAACGCAGCGGGCCGCGCGAGTTCGCCCTGGCCCCCGACGTACGCACCTGGTCTGGGCGGATGCCCAACCCGCTCAAGGTGCTCGACCGCAAGCAGGTGGCCTACACCTCAGGGGCCGCGGTCGTCTCGAGCGCGACCTTCGTCTTCTCCCCGGTCGCGATGACCGTCCTGATGGGCGAGGCGGTGGGTGCCCGCGTCAAGAACGGCTATCACAAGCTCACCACCAAGATGGCCGTACGCAACGGCACGACGGAGTCGACCTACATCGCGGAGACGATGATCCCGCTGATCGCGCTGGGCCTGCCGCTCTCGCCGATGGCGGCTGGTCCGGCGGCGCCGCTCTTCAACGCGCCGCCGGTCTACACGGTCGACGCCGAGACGGGTGCGACCAACAACCTCCACGACCTGCTCACGACGTGGGAGTTCCTGGCGTTCGGCCTGATCGCCGTCACGATCGCCACGCTCGTCGCCTACCCGTTCGCGATGACGCATGCCCACCGAGCCGCGTCCTGGGTCATGCGCAACGTCTCCCACGAGGCGATCATCGGCGCCTTCGCCGGGCTGATCCTCGTCATCTGCCTCTACGAAGGTGGCCTCTTGGCCGTGCTGGTCACCGTGACCGTGGGGCTGATCGGAGGCCTGCTCAACCGCGCGTTCGGCATGCACTCCGGCGTGCAGTTCATGGGCTACTACGCCGCGGTGCTCACGGTGCCCGCGATGATCGCTCTGGGCTGA
- a CDS encoding flavoprotein produces the protein MATVGVIASAAGGVELLCDELVRPLLDAGHQVPVTLTPTAFSWLSANGEADRIEAATRLPVRGTSRLPWEPRPHPDLDVIVVAPATFNTTAKIALGLADNQALTVVTEVLATVPVVLFPLINAAHAAHPAWASHLAALRAAGVHLIEGPDLWPLHPPRQMPRDQALPWKAVIDAARQAAARR, from the coding sequence GTGGCCACAGTCGGAGTCATCGCCAGCGCTGCCGGCGGCGTGGAGCTCCTCTGCGACGAGCTGGTCCGCCCGCTGCTGGACGCGGGCCACCAGGTGCCGGTGACCCTGACGCCGACGGCGTTCAGCTGGCTGAGCGCGAACGGCGAGGCCGACCGGATCGAGGCCGCCACCAGGCTCCCGGTGCGGGGGACGAGCCGACTCCCGTGGGAGCCGCGCCCGCACCCGGACCTCGACGTCATCGTCGTGGCCCCCGCGACCTTCAACACCACCGCCAAGATCGCCCTGGGCCTGGCCGACAACCAGGCGCTGACGGTCGTGACCGAGGTGCTCGCGACCGTGCCGGTGGTGCTCTTCCCGCTGATCAACGCCGCCCACGCCGCGCACCCGGCCTGGGCCTCCCATCTGGCCGCGCTTCGCGCTGCCGGTGTGCACCTCATCGAGGGTCCCGACCTCTGGCCCCTCCACCCGCCGCGCCAGATGCCCCGGGATCAGGCCCTGCCGTGGAAAGCCGTCATCGACGCCGCCCGCCAGGCAGCAGCTCGCCGCTAG